The Cloeon dipterum chromosome 3, ieCloDipt1.1, whole genome shotgun sequence genome includes a region encoding these proteins:
- the Afti gene encoding aftiphilin isoform X1 has protein sequence MSHIIPPILSTTPPPLNDIPDDDDDFGDFAVADDPFHTECEAGKDITWIDESLKKNTDNTSQDSVLSSNTDSGLCSDSSPLPGGENNNCDHHPVNCDVPLSESIPHAQCDSIEKSTKGENENIPFSASVNLADGDSELSSQPAAPDILSEFPKEEHMSSTENGFYSNLDEHCVKEEENNSEPPEKGILSDGDVLEAEATLEVKEPMLDWDKNRSQAVNGSEDLTSDHVQEIKVCTTDPNLSQINTDDDETSKTRAENEDFGEFESNFVESQIEEAAEAEKPEMKLDGEGQLQMTDKKEPVETLNAAQTLCSDLTEQQPSVSQDFDFDYECSAKDDETTESFGFLDESPESQFSEELFKEAPPECSETANDQPEFDDFGDFAEASEFQAGEGESVKLEFDAFKDSVEMSSDDNWALPEENFKTATVLDDDEDDDFGDFEEADEKFERIKSTSPIVDNNNEFASKSNDLYSQPEKIKEVVASIFDCNSPLGSPEALSPLSIHLKHLWPEVQDVQNTPALEFQWNNSKSHDQMLSSLGIDTRNILFGHQWNSSMPRFAANLGHSPLEPVKAADVLSTSNSMAPEQENVPAAQFDWSGSGLVNPLDSNLLLNIDLLWDPPSDSKACRKILSAAAQKVISHLPDLSFMRATSLSRP, from the exons ATGTCACACATAATTCCTCCAATACTGTCAACCACACCTCCACCATTGAATGACATTCCCGACGATGACGACGACTTCGGGGACTTTGCAGTTGCTGACGACCCTTTCCATACGGAATGTGAAGCTG GTAAGGACATCACTTGGATTGACGAaagtttgaagaaaaatacgGATAACACAAGCCAGGATTCTGTCCTGTCCTCTAACACAGATTCCGGCCTATGCAGCGACAGCTCTCCTTTGCCAGGGGGAGAGAACAATAATTGTGATCACCATCCCGTGAACTGTGATGTGCCTTTGAGCGAAAGTATTCCACACGCACAATGTGATTCGATAGAGAAAAGTACTAAAGGTGAAAATGAGAACATTCCGTTCAGTGCAAGTGTCAATTTAGCGGATGGCGATTCAGAACTTAGCAGTCAGCCTGCTGCCCCAGATATTTTGAGTGAATTTCCGAAAGAAGAGCATATGTCTTCAACAGAAAATGGATTCTACAGTAATTTGGATGAGCACTGTGTCAAAGAGGAGGAAAATAACTCGGAACCTCCTGAAAAGGGGATATTGTCAGATGGGGATGTTCTGGAGGCTGAAGCAACCTTAGAAGTCAAAGAACCAATGTTGGACTGGGATAAAAATCGCAGTCAAGCTGTGAACGGATCTGAAGACTTGACATCAGATCATGTCCAGGAGATCAAAGTTTGTACGACAGACCCAAATTTAAGCCAAATTAAtactgatgatgatgaaacATCAAAAACAAGAGCTGAAAACGAAGATTTTGGAGAATTTGAGAGTAATTTTGTTGAAAGCCAAATTGAAGAGGCAGCTGAGGCAGAAAAACCTGAAATGAAACTGGATGGAGAAGGGCAGCTGCAAATGACTGACAAAAAGGAACCTGTTGAAACTCTAAATGCTGCTCAGACTTTATGCAGTGATCTAACAGAGCAGCAGCCATCAGTTTCACAAgactttgattttgattatgAATGCTCTGCCAAAGATGATGAAACAACAGAGAGCTTTGGTTTCTTGGATGAAAGTCCCGAAAGTCAATTCAGCGAGGAGCTATTTAAAGAGGCACCACCTGAATGCAGCGAGACTGCCAATGACCAGCCTGAGTTTGATGACTTTGGAGATTTTGCTGAGGCTTCCGAGTTTCAAGCTGGGGAAGGAGAATCGGTGAAATTGGAGTTTGATGCTTTTAAAGACTCTGTAGAAATGTCTTCTGATGACAACTGGGCGCTGCCAGAGGAAAAC TTTAAAACTGCAACAGTCTTGGATGATGACGAGGATGatgattttggtgattttgaaGAAGCTGACGAAAAATTTGAACGCATCAAGTCAACCTCTCCAATAGTTGATAATAACAATGAGTTTGCGTCCAAATCAAACGATCTCTATAGTCAGCCTGAAAAG ATAAAAGAAGTTGTGGCGAGCATTTTTGACTGCAACTCACCTCTGGGTTCACCGGAAGCTCTTAGTCCACTTAGTATCCACCTAAAGCACCTTTGGCCTGAAGTGCAAGATGTGCAAAATACCCCAGCCTTAGAGTTCCAgtggaataattcaaaaagcCACGATCAGATGTTATCTTCACTTGGAATAGACACTAGAAATATA CTTTTTGGGCACCAGTGGAATAGTTCTATGCCAAGGTTTGCAGCAAACTTGGGCCACAGTCCATTAGAACCTGTGAAAGCTGCTGACGTCCTCAGCACATCCAACTCAATGGCACCAGAG caggAGAATGTTCCTGCAGCACAATTCGACTGGAGTGGCAGCGGACTAGTAAATCCGTTAGACT CAAATCTGCTGCTTAATATAGATCTCCTTTGGGATCCTCCAA GTGACAGCAAAGCCTGCAGGAAGATTTTAAGTGCAGCTGCCCAGAAAGTCATTTCGCATTTGCCAGATCTCTCATTTATGAGGGCAACAAGTCTGTCACgaccttaa
- the Afti gene encoding uncharacterized protein Afti isoform X4 yields MSHIIPPILSTTPPPLNDIPDDDDDFGDFAVADDPFHTECEAGKDITWIDESLKKNTDNTSQDSVLSSNTDSGLCSDSSPLPGGENNNCDHHPVNCDVPLSESIPHAQCDSIEKSTKGENENIPFSASVNLADGDSELSSQPAAPDILSEFPKEEHMSSTENGFYSNLDEHCVKEEENNSEPPEKGILSDGDVLEAEATLEVKEPMLDWDKNRSQAVNGSEDLTSDHVQEIKVCTTDPNLSQINTDDDETSKTRAENEDFGEFESNFVESQIEEAAEAEKPEMKLDGEGQLQMTDKKEPVETLNAAQTLCSDLTEQQPSVSQDFDFDYECSAKDDETTESFGFLDESPESQFSEELFKEAPPECSETANDQPEFDDFGDFAEASEFQAGEGESVKLEFDAFKDSVEMSSDDNWALPEENFKTATVLDDDEDDDFGDFEEADEKFERIKSTSPIVDNNNEFASKSNDLYSQPEKIKEVVASIFDCNSPLGSPEALSPLSIHLKHLWPEVQDVQNTPALEFQWNNSKSHDQMLSSLGIDTRNILFGHQWNSSMPRFAANLGHSPLEPVKAADVLSTSNSMAPEENVPAAQFDWSGSGLVNPLDCDSKACRKILSAAAQKVISHLPDLSFMRATSLSRP; encoded by the exons ATGTCACACATAATTCCTCCAATACTGTCAACCACACCTCCACCATTGAATGACATTCCCGACGATGACGACGACTTCGGGGACTTTGCAGTTGCTGACGACCCTTTCCATACGGAATGTGAAGCTG GTAAGGACATCACTTGGATTGACGAaagtttgaagaaaaatacgGATAACACAAGCCAGGATTCTGTCCTGTCCTCTAACACAGATTCCGGCCTATGCAGCGACAGCTCTCCTTTGCCAGGGGGAGAGAACAATAATTGTGATCACCATCCCGTGAACTGTGATGTGCCTTTGAGCGAAAGTATTCCACACGCACAATGTGATTCGATAGAGAAAAGTACTAAAGGTGAAAATGAGAACATTCCGTTCAGTGCAAGTGTCAATTTAGCGGATGGCGATTCAGAACTTAGCAGTCAGCCTGCTGCCCCAGATATTTTGAGTGAATTTCCGAAAGAAGAGCATATGTCTTCAACAGAAAATGGATTCTACAGTAATTTGGATGAGCACTGTGTCAAAGAGGAGGAAAATAACTCGGAACCTCCTGAAAAGGGGATATTGTCAGATGGGGATGTTCTGGAGGCTGAAGCAACCTTAGAAGTCAAAGAACCAATGTTGGACTGGGATAAAAATCGCAGTCAAGCTGTGAACGGATCTGAAGACTTGACATCAGATCATGTCCAGGAGATCAAAGTTTGTACGACAGACCCAAATTTAAGCCAAATTAAtactgatgatgatgaaacATCAAAAACAAGAGCTGAAAACGAAGATTTTGGAGAATTTGAGAGTAATTTTGTTGAAAGCCAAATTGAAGAGGCAGCTGAGGCAGAAAAACCTGAAATGAAACTGGATGGAGAAGGGCAGCTGCAAATGACTGACAAAAAGGAACCTGTTGAAACTCTAAATGCTGCTCAGACTTTATGCAGTGATCTAACAGAGCAGCAGCCATCAGTTTCACAAgactttgattttgattatgAATGCTCTGCCAAAGATGATGAAACAACAGAGAGCTTTGGTTTCTTGGATGAAAGTCCCGAAAGTCAATTCAGCGAGGAGCTATTTAAAGAGGCACCACCTGAATGCAGCGAGACTGCCAATGACCAGCCTGAGTTTGATGACTTTGGAGATTTTGCTGAGGCTTCCGAGTTTCAAGCTGGGGAAGGAGAATCGGTGAAATTGGAGTTTGATGCTTTTAAAGACTCTGTAGAAATGTCTTCTGATGACAACTGGGCGCTGCCAGAGGAAAAC TTTAAAACTGCAACAGTCTTGGATGATGACGAGGATGatgattttggtgattttgaaGAAGCTGACGAAAAATTTGAACGCATCAAGTCAACCTCTCCAATAGTTGATAATAACAATGAGTTTGCGTCCAAATCAAACGATCTCTATAGTCAGCCTGAAAAG ATAAAAGAAGTTGTGGCGAGCATTTTTGACTGCAACTCACCTCTGGGTTCACCGGAAGCTCTTAGTCCACTTAGTATCCACCTAAAGCACCTTTGGCCTGAAGTGCAAGATGTGCAAAATACCCCAGCCTTAGAGTTCCAgtggaataattcaaaaagcCACGATCAGATGTTATCTTCACTTGGAATAGACACTAGAAATATA CTTTTTGGGCACCAGTGGAATAGTTCTATGCCAAGGTTTGCAGCAAACTTGGGCCACAGTCCATTAGAACCTGTGAAAGCTGCTGACGTCCTCAGCACATCCAACTCAATGGCACCAGAG gAGAATGTTCCTGCAGCACAATTCGACTGGAGTGGCAGCGGACTAGTAAATCCGTTAGACT GTGACAGCAAAGCCTGCAGGAAGATTTTAAGTGCAGCTGCCCAGAAAGTCATTTCGCATTTGCCAGATCTCTCATTTATGAGGGCAACAAGTCTGTCACgaccttaa
- the Afti gene encoding uncharacterized protein Afti isoform X3 gives MSHIIPPILSTTPPPLNDIPDDDDDFGDFAVADDPFHTECEAGKDITWIDESLKKNTDNTSQDSVLSSNTDSGLCSDSSPLPGGENNNCDHHPVNCDVPLSESIPHAQCDSIEKSTKGENENIPFSASVNLADGDSELSSQPAAPDILSEFPKEEHMSSTENGFYSNLDEHCVKEEENNSEPPEKGILSDGDVLEAEATLEVKEPMLDWDKNRSQAVNGSEDLTSDHVQEIKVCTTDPNLSQINTDDDETSKTRAENEDFGEFESNFVESQIEEAAEAEKPEMKLDGEGQLQMTDKKEPVETLNAAQTLCSDLTEQQPSVSQDFDFDYECSAKDDETTESFGFLDESPESQFSEELFKEAPPECSETANDQPEFDDFGDFAEASEFQAGEGESVKLEFDAFKDSVEMSSDDNWALPEENFKTATVLDDDEDDDFGDFEEADEKFERIKSTSPIVDNNNEFASKSNDLYSQPEKIKEVVASIFDCNSPLGSPEALSPLSIHLKHLWPEVQDVQNTPALEFQWNNSKSHDQMLSSLGIDTRNILFGHQWNSSMPRFAANLGHSPLEPVKAADVLSTSNSMAPEQENVPAAQFDWSGSGLVNPLDCDSKACRKILSAAAQKVISHLPDLSFMRATSLSRP, from the exons ATGTCACACATAATTCCTCCAATACTGTCAACCACACCTCCACCATTGAATGACATTCCCGACGATGACGACGACTTCGGGGACTTTGCAGTTGCTGACGACCCTTTCCATACGGAATGTGAAGCTG GTAAGGACATCACTTGGATTGACGAaagtttgaagaaaaatacgGATAACACAAGCCAGGATTCTGTCCTGTCCTCTAACACAGATTCCGGCCTATGCAGCGACAGCTCTCCTTTGCCAGGGGGAGAGAACAATAATTGTGATCACCATCCCGTGAACTGTGATGTGCCTTTGAGCGAAAGTATTCCACACGCACAATGTGATTCGATAGAGAAAAGTACTAAAGGTGAAAATGAGAACATTCCGTTCAGTGCAAGTGTCAATTTAGCGGATGGCGATTCAGAACTTAGCAGTCAGCCTGCTGCCCCAGATATTTTGAGTGAATTTCCGAAAGAAGAGCATATGTCTTCAACAGAAAATGGATTCTACAGTAATTTGGATGAGCACTGTGTCAAAGAGGAGGAAAATAACTCGGAACCTCCTGAAAAGGGGATATTGTCAGATGGGGATGTTCTGGAGGCTGAAGCAACCTTAGAAGTCAAAGAACCAATGTTGGACTGGGATAAAAATCGCAGTCAAGCTGTGAACGGATCTGAAGACTTGACATCAGATCATGTCCAGGAGATCAAAGTTTGTACGACAGACCCAAATTTAAGCCAAATTAAtactgatgatgatgaaacATCAAAAACAAGAGCTGAAAACGAAGATTTTGGAGAATTTGAGAGTAATTTTGTTGAAAGCCAAATTGAAGAGGCAGCTGAGGCAGAAAAACCTGAAATGAAACTGGATGGAGAAGGGCAGCTGCAAATGACTGACAAAAAGGAACCTGTTGAAACTCTAAATGCTGCTCAGACTTTATGCAGTGATCTAACAGAGCAGCAGCCATCAGTTTCACAAgactttgattttgattatgAATGCTCTGCCAAAGATGATGAAACAACAGAGAGCTTTGGTTTCTTGGATGAAAGTCCCGAAAGTCAATTCAGCGAGGAGCTATTTAAAGAGGCACCACCTGAATGCAGCGAGACTGCCAATGACCAGCCTGAGTTTGATGACTTTGGAGATTTTGCTGAGGCTTCCGAGTTTCAAGCTGGGGAAGGAGAATCGGTGAAATTGGAGTTTGATGCTTTTAAAGACTCTGTAGAAATGTCTTCTGATGACAACTGGGCGCTGCCAGAGGAAAAC TTTAAAACTGCAACAGTCTTGGATGATGACGAGGATGatgattttggtgattttgaaGAAGCTGACGAAAAATTTGAACGCATCAAGTCAACCTCTCCAATAGTTGATAATAACAATGAGTTTGCGTCCAAATCAAACGATCTCTATAGTCAGCCTGAAAAG ATAAAAGAAGTTGTGGCGAGCATTTTTGACTGCAACTCACCTCTGGGTTCACCGGAAGCTCTTAGTCCACTTAGTATCCACCTAAAGCACCTTTGGCCTGAAGTGCAAGATGTGCAAAATACCCCAGCCTTAGAGTTCCAgtggaataattcaaaaagcCACGATCAGATGTTATCTTCACTTGGAATAGACACTAGAAATATA CTTTTTGGGCACCAGTGGAATAGTTCTATGCCAAGGTTTGCAGCAAACTTGGGCCACAGTCCATTAGAACCTGTGAAAGCTGCTGACGTCCTCAGCACATCCAACTCAATGGCACCAGAG caggAGAATGTTCCTGCAGCACAATTCGACTGGAGTGGCAGCGGACTAGTAAATCCGTTAGACT GTGACAGCAAAGCCTGCAGGAAGATTTTAAGTGCAGCTGCCCAGAAAGTCATTTCGCATTTGCCAGATCTCTCATTTATGAGGGCAACAAGTCTGTCACgaccttaa
- the Afti gene encoding aftiphilin isoform X2 — MSHIIPPILSTTPPPLNDIPDDDDDFGDFAVADDPFHTECEAGKDITWIDESLKKNTDNTSQDSVLSSNTDSGLCSDSSPLPGGENNNCDHHPVNCDVPLSESIPHAQCDSIEKSTKGENENIPFSASVNLADGDSELSSQPAAPDILSEFPKEEHMSSTENGFYSNLDEHCVKEEENNSEPPEKGILSDGDVLEAEATLEVKEPMLDWDKNRSQAVNGSEDLTSDHVQEIKVCTTDPNLSQINTDDDETSKTRAENEDFGEFESNFVESQIEEAAEAEKPEMKLDGEGQLQMTDKKEPVETLNAAQTLCSDLTEQQPSVSQDFDFDYECSAKDDETTESFGFLDESPESQFSEELFKEAPPECSETANDQPEFDDFGDFAEASEFQAGEGESVKLEFDAFKDSVEMSSDDNWALPEENFKTATVLDDDEDDDFGDFEEADEKFERIKSTSPIVDNNNEFASKSNDLYSQPEKIKEVVASIFDCNSPLGSPEALSPLSIHLKHLWPEVQDVQNTPALEFQWNNSKSHDQMLSSLGIDTRNILFGHQWNSSMPRFAANLGHSPLEPVKAADVLSTSNSMAPEENVPAAQFDWSGSGLVNPLDSNLLLNIDLLWDPPSDSKACRKILSAAAQKVISHLPDLSFMRATSLSRP; from the exons ATGTCACACATAATTCCTCCAATACTGTCAACCACACCTCCACCATTGAATGACATTCCCGACGATGACGACGACTTCGGGGACTTTGCAGTTGCTGACGACCCTTTCCATACGGAATGTGAAGCTG GTAAGGACATCACTTGGATTGACGAaagtttgaagaaaaatacgGATAACACAAGCCAGGATTCTGTCCTGTCCTCTAACACAGATTCCGGCCTATGCAGCGACAGCTCTCCTTTGCCAGGGGGAGAGAACAATAATTGTGATCACCATCCCGTGAACTGTGATGTGCCTTTGAGCGAAAGTATTCCACACGCACAATGTGATTCGATAGAGAAAAGTACTAAAGGTGAAAATGAGAACATTCCGTTCAGTGCAAGTGTCAATTTAGCGGATGGCGATTCAGAACTTAGCAGTCAGCCTGCTGCCCCAGATATTTTGAGTGAATTTCCGAAAGAAGAGCATATGTCTTCAACAGAAAATGGATTCTACAGTAATTTGGATGAGCACTGTGTCAAAGAGGAGGAAAATAACTCGGAACCTCCTGAAAAGGGGATATTGTCAGATGGGGATGTTCTGGAGGCTGAAGCAACCTTAGAAGTCAAAGAACCAATGTTGGACTGGGATAAAAATCGCAGTCAAGCTGTGAACGGATCTGAAGACTTGACATCAGATCATGTCCAGGAGATCAAAGTTTGTACGACAGACCCAAATTTAAGCCAAATTAAtactgatgatgatgaaacATCAAAAACAAGAGCTGAAAACGAAGATTTTGGAGAATTTGAGAGTAATTTTGTTGAAAGCCAAATTGAAGAGGCAGCTGAGGCAGAAAAACCTGAAATGAAACTGGATGGAGAAGGGCAGCTGCAAATGACTGACAAAAAGGAACCTGTTGAAACTCTAAATGCTGCTCAGACTTTATGCAGTGATCTAACAGAGCAGCAGCCATCAGTTTCACAAgactttgattttgattatgAATGCTCTGCCAAAGATGATGAAACAACAGAGAGCTTTGGTTTCTTGGATGAAAGTCCCGAAAGTCAATTCAGCGAGGAGCTATTTAAAGAGGCACCACCTGAATGCAGCGAGACTGCCAATGACCAGCCTGAGTTTGATGACTTTGGAGATTTTGCTGAGGCTTCCGAGTTTCAAGCTGGGGAAGGAGAATCGGTGAAATTGGAGTTTGATGCTTTTAAAGACTCTGTAGAAATGTCTTCTGATGACAACTGGGCGCTGCCAGAGGAAAAC TTTAAAACTGCAACAGTCTTGGATGATGACGAGGATGatgattttggtgattttgaaGAAGCTGACGAAAAATTTGAACGCATCAAGTCAACCTCTCCAATAGTTGATAATAACAATGAGTTTGCGTCCAAATCAAACGATCTCTATAGTCAGCCTGAAAAG ATAAAAGAAGTTGTGGCGAGCATTTTTGACTGCAACTCACCTCTGGGTTCACCGGAAGCTCTTAGTCCACTTAGTATCCACCTAAAGCACCTTTGGCCTGAAGTGCAAGATGTGCAAAATACCCCAGCCTTAGAGTTCCAgtggaataattcaaaaagcCACGATCAGATGTTATCTTCACTTGGAATAGACACTAGAAATATA CTTTTTGGGCACCAGTGGAATAGTTCTATGCCAAGGTTTGCAGCAAACTTGGGCCACAGTCCATTAGAACCTGTGAAAGCTGCTGACGTCCTCAGCACATCCAACTCAATGGCACCAGAG gAGAATGTTCCTGCAGCACAATTCGACTGGAGTGGCAGCGGACTAGTAAATCCGTTAGACT CAAATCTGCTGCTTAATATAGATCTCCTTTGGGATCCTCCAA GTGACAGCAAAGCCTGCAGGAAGATTTTAAGTGCAGCTGCCCAGAAAGTCATTTCGCATTTGCCAGATCTCTCATTTATGAGGGCAACAAGTCTGTCACgaccttaa